The following coding sequences are from one Alphaproteobacteria bacterium GM7ARS4 window:
- the pabC gene encoding aminodeoxychorismate lyase, with product MTANVLVNGGQSVDESLLWDRGLAYGDGVFETAVAYKGRIAFFERHWQRFLSGCERLALPLLARSCLEEDIARLLVGRDGERHIIKWMYTRGSGGRGYKPPPLVTPRRIVMVTPYDSGYYRGLAEAGVHVRYGHGCLARHARLAGIKHMSRLEQVLARQEWCDESIYDSLLFDGEGMLVEAVMCNVFLRWCGTWYTPLLHHCGVKGVMRDVAIALARDMGVVVRQEESMRGRVEESEEMFLTNAVIGIVPVVRCGDKALSIGETTRLLQGALAQEFS from the coding sequence ATGACGGCAAATGTTTTGGTCAATGGCGGGCAATCTGTGGATGAGTCGCTCTTATGGGACAGAGGGCTTGCCTATGGCGATGGTGTGTTCGAGACAGCTGTGGCCTATAAGGGGAGGATTGCCTTTTTCGAGAGGCACTGGCAACGTTTTCTGTCGGGATGTGAGCGATTGGCGTTACCCCTCTTAGCGCGTTCATGTCTCGAGGAGGACATAGCGCGCCTTCTTGTTGGCAGGGATGGGGAGCGTCATATCATTAAGTGGATGTATACCCGTGGCAGTGGTGGTCGAGGCTACAAGCCGCCGCCCCTTGTCACCCCACGGCGTATCGTCATGGTGACGCCTTATGACTCGGGATATTATCGCGGGCTTGCTGAGGCTGGTGTCCATGTGCGCTATGGTCATGGATGTTTGGCGCGTCACGCCCGTTTAGCAGGGATTAAGCATATGAGTCGTTTAGAGCAGGTCTTGGCGCGCCAAGAATGGTGTGACGAGTCTATCTATGACAGCCTTCTTTTTGATGGGGAAGGCATGTTGGTGGAAGCCGTCATGTGCAATGTATTTTTACGTTGGTGCGGGACGTGGTATACGCCCCTCCTCCATCATTGTGGCGTCAAAGGTGTGATGAGGGATGTTGCCATCGCCTTGGCGCGGGATATGGGGGTGGTTGTGAGGCAAGAGGAGAGCATGCGAGGGCGCGTGGAAGAGAGCGAGGAGATGTTTCTCACCAATGCTGTCATAGGGATTGTGCCAGTCGTTCGTTGCGGGGACAAGGCGCTCTCCATTGGTGAGACGACGCGTCTCTTACAAGGGGCGTTAGCGCAAGAGTTTTCTTGA
- a CDS encoding aminodeoxychorismate synthase component I, with protein MEGEGLPQCGLSLLLAVHRRRREHYPHLCASTASSGESGRYSILFACPRSEIIFHRGRGISHDGVVVREDNFLAYVVQQWRLERDIWAAYGAYGERACAGAEIPFRGGWFVYVGYELIEQWERHLILPSPPQSLPDACATRCAAALIYDHQRHRLWAMHEGGEDAAMSVAQMEEDVRACACARTGGEREQSMPLPSIHMREDEEALYMRAFKRCIEYIYAGDVFQVNLSRLWRGLCHEDMTAADIFERLARHNPAPFAALATWCHQGEQEKAGDGARIQAVISSSPERLVRVDRHGVIETRPIAGTRPRLNRDMDREKKEELLAHPKERAEHIMLVDLERNDLSKICRAGSVSVDEMMIVESYAHVHHIVSNVRGVLSAQASVAHVLEALFPGGTITGCPKLRCMEILAELEHGGRGPYTGSLGYVNHDGSLDMNILIRTIVCDGRELTFRAGGGIVAESVAEQELEETRAKARGMVNAVAG; from the coding sequence ATGGAGGGTGAGGGGTTACCTCAGTGTGGCTTATCTTTGTTGCTTGCCGTCCATCGTCGAAGGCGTGAGCATTACCCCCATCTTTGTGCGAGCACGGCATCGAGTGGGGAAAGTGGGCGCTATAGCATTTTATTCGCTTGCCCTCGTTCTGAGATTATCTTCCATCGAGGACGTGGCATTTCTCATGATGGTGTTGTTGTGAGGGAAGACAATTTTTTAGCCTATGTCGTCCAGCAATGGCGTTTGGAGCGTGACATATGGGCGGCCTATGGGGCCTATGGCGAGAGGGCGTGCGCTGGAGCAGAGATTCCGTTTCGTGGTGGGTGGTTTGTCTATGTGGGGTATGAATTAATAGAACAATGGGAGCGTCATCTGATTCTTCCTTCGCCTCCTCAATCATTGCCTGATGCGTGTGCGACCCGCTGTGCGGCGGCTCTTATTTACGACCATCAGCGCCATCGATTGTGGGCGATGCATGAGGGCGGTGAGGACGCTGCCATGTCTGTGGCGCAGATGGAGGAGGATGTGCGGGCTTGTGCTTGTGCGAGGACAGGGGGGGAGCGCGAGCAGTCTATGCCGTTACCTTCCATCCATATGCGAGAAGACGAGGAGGCCTTGTATATGCGGGCATTCAAGCGGTGCATCGAGTATATTTATGCGGGGGATGTCTTTCAGGTGAATTTATCGCGTCTGTGGCGTGGCCTATGTCATGAGGATATGACAGCGGCGGACATATTCGAGCGTTTAGCGCGCCATAATCCCGCCCCTTTCGCGGCATTAGCGACATGGTGTCATCAAGGGGAGCAGGAGAAGGCGGGAGATGGAGCGCGGATACAGGCGGTTATTAGTTCTTCCCCCGAGCGTCTTGTGCGGGTGGATAGGCATGGGGTCATAGAGACTCGTCCTATCGCTGGCACACGTCCACGTCTCAACAGGGATATGGATAGGGAAAAGAAGGAAGAACTTCTCGCCCATCCCAAAGAGAGAGCAGAGCATATCATGCTGGTGGATTTAGAACGCAACGACCTCTCGAAGATATGTCGTGCGGGGAGTGTGTCTGTGGATGAAATGATGATTGTCGAATCTTATGCGCATGTCCACCATATTGTGTCGAATGTGCGAGGTGTTCTGTCAGCACAGGCGTCGGTAGCGCATGTTTTAGAGGCATTATTTCCGGGTGGCACGATAACAGGCTGTCCCAAATTGCGTTGTATGGAGATATTGGCTGAGTTAGAGCATGGCGGTCGTGGTCCCTATACAGGTTCATTGGGGTATGTGAATCATGATGGTAGCCTTGACATGAACATTTTGATTAGGACGATTGTTTGTGATGGCAGGGAGCTGACGTTTCGTGCGGGTGGTGGCATTGTTGCTGAGTCCGTTGCCGAGCAAGAGCTTGAAGAAACGCGGGCAAAAGCGCGTGGCATGGTCAATGCCGTAGCGGGATAG